Proteins found in one Pongo pygmaeus isolate AG05252 chromosome 8, NHGRI_mPonPyg2-v2.0_pri, whole genome shotgun sequence genomic segment:
- the ZWINT gene encoding ZW10 interactor isoform X6: MEAEETEAEAAALEVLAEVAGILEPVGLQEEAELPAKILVEFVVDSQKKDKLLCSQLQVVDFLQNILAQEDTAKGLDPLASEDTSRQKAIAAKEQWKELKATYREHVEAIKIGLTKALTQMEEAQRKRTQLQEAFEQLQAKKQMAMEKRRAAQNQWQLQQEKHLQHLAEVSAEGKLLFPEAEAEAENLPDDKPQQLTRPQEQSTGDTMGRDPGVSFKAVGLQPAGDTNLP; this comes from the exons atggaggcagaggagACAGAGGCGGAAGCTGCAGCCCTAGA GGTCCTGGCTGAGGTGGCAGGCATCCTGGAACCTGTAGGCCTGCAGGAGGAGGCAGAACTGCCAGCCAAGATCCTAGTTGAGTTTGTGGTG GACTCTCAGAAGAAAGACAAGCTGCTCTGCAGCCAGCTTCAGGTAGTGGATTTCCTGCAGAACATCCTGGCTCAGGAGGACACTGCTAAGGGTCTGGACCCCTTAGCTTCTGAAGACACGAGCC GACAGAAGGCAATTGCAGCTAAGGAACAATGGAAAGAGCTGAAGGCCACCTACAGGGAGCACGTAGAGGCCATCAAAATTGGCCTCACCAAGGCCCTGACTCAGATGGAGGAAGCCCAGAGGAAACGGACACAACTCCAGGAAGCCTTTGAGCAGCTCCAGGCCAAG AAACAAATGGCCATGGAGAAACGCAGAGCAGCCCAGAACCAGTGGCAGCTACAACAG GAGAAGCATCTGCAGCATCTGGCGGAGGTTTCTGCAGAG GGTAAGCTGTTGTtccctgaggctgaggctgaggcagagaatcttCCAGATGATAAACCCCAGCAGCTGACTCGACCCCAGGAGCAGAGTACAGGAGACACCATGGGGAGAGACCCTGGTGTGTCCTTCAAG GCTGTCGGTCTACAACCTGCTGGAGATACAAATTTGCCATGA
- the ZWINT gene encoding ZW10 interactor isoform X4, which produces MEAEETEAEAAALEVLAEVAGILEPVGLQEEAELPAKILVEFVVDSQKKDKLLCSQLQVVDFLQNILAQEDTAKGLDPLASEDTSRQKAIAAKEQWKELKATYREHVEAIKIGLTKALTQMEEAQRKRTQLQEAFEQLQAKKQMAMEKRRAAQNQWQLQQEKHLQHLAEVSAELVYTLQGKLLFPEAEAEAENLPDDKPQQLTRPQEQSTGDTMGRDPGVSFKAVGLQPAGDTNLP; this is translated from the exons atggaggcagaggagACAGAGGCGGAAGCTGCAGCCCTAGA GGTCCTGGCTGAGGTGGCAGGCATCCTGGAACCTGTAGGCCTGCAGGAGGAGGCAGAACTGCCAGCCAAGATCCTAGTTGAGTTTGTGGTG GACTCTCAGAAGAAAGACAAGCTGCTCTGCAGCCAGCTTCAGGTAGTGGATTTCCTGCAGAACATCCTGGCTCAGGAGGACACTGCTAAGGGTCTGGACCCCTTAGCTTCTGAAGACACGAGCC GACAGAAGGCAATTGCAGCTAAGGAACAATGGAAAGAGCTGAAGGCCACCTACAGGGAGCACGTAGAGGCCATCAAAATTGGCCTCACCAAGGCCCTGACTCAGATGGAGGAAGCCCAGAGGAAACGGACACAACTCCAGGAAGCCTTTGAGCAGCTCCAGGCCAAG AAACAAATGGCCATGGAGAAACGCAGAGCAGCCCAGAACCAGTGGCAGCTACAACAG GAGAAGCATCTGCAGCATCTGGCGGAGGTTTCTGCAGAG CTTGTGTATACCCTGCAGGGTAAGCTGTTGTtccctgaggctgaggctgaggcagagaatcttCCAGATGATAAACCCCAGCAGCTGACTCGACCCCAGGAGCAGAGTACAGGAGACACCATGGGGAGAGACCCTGGTGTGTCCTTCAAG GCTGTCGGTCTACAACCTGCTGGAGATACAAATTTGCCATGA
- the ZWINT gene encoding ZW10 interactor isoform X2 yields MEAEETEAEAAALEVLAEVAGILEPVGLQEEAELPAKILVEFVVDSQKKDKLLCSQLQVVDFLQNILAQEDTAKGLDPLASEDTSRQKAIAAKEQWKELKATYREHVEAIKIGLTKALTQMEEAQRKRTQLQEAFEQLQAKKQMAMEKRRAAQNQWQLQQEKHLQHLAEVSAEVRERKTGTQQELEGVFQKLGNLKQQAEQERDKLQRYQTFLQLVYTLQGKLLFPEAEAEAENLPDDKPQQLTRPQEQSTGDTMGRDPGVSFKAVGLQPAGDTNLP; encoded by the exons atggaggcagaggagACAGAGGCGGAAGCTGCAGCCCTAGA GGTCCTGGCTGAGGTGGCAGGCATCCTGGAACCTGTAGGCCTGCAGGAGGAGGCAGAACTGCCAGCCAAGATCCTAGTTGAGTTTGTGGTG GACTCTCAGAAGAAAGACAAGCTGCTCTGCAGCCAGCTTCAGGTAGTGGATTTCCTGCAGAACATCCTGGCTCAGGAGGACACTGCTAAGGGTCTGGACCCCTTAGCTTCTGAAGACACGAGCC GACAGAAGGCAATTGCAGCTAAGGAACAATGGAAAGAGCTGAAGGCCACCTACAGGGAGCACGTAGAGGCCATCAAAATTGGCCTCACCAAGGCCCTGACTCAGATGGAGGAAGCCCAGAGGAAACGGACACAACTCCAGGAAGCCTTTGAGCAGCTCCAGGCCAAG AAACAAATGGCCATGGAGAAACGCAGAGCAGCCCAGAACCAGTGGCAGCTACAACAG GAGAAGCATCTGCAGCATCTGGCGGAGGTTTCTGCAGAGGTGAGGGAGCGTAAGACAGGGACTCAGCAGGAGCTTGAGGGGGTGTTTCAGAAACTTGGAAACCTGAAGCAGCAGGCAGAACAGGAGCGGGACAAGCTGCAGAG GTATCAGACCTTCCTCCAGCTTGTGTATACCCTGCAGGGTAAGCTGTTGTtccctgaggctgaggctgaggcagagaatcttCCAGATGATAAACCCCAGCAGCTGACTCGACCCCAGGAGCAGAGTACAGGAGACACCATGGGGAGAGACCCTGGTGTGTCCTTCAAG GCTGTCGGTCTACAACCTGCTGGAGATACAAATTTGCCATGA
- the ZWINT gene encoding ZW10 interactor isoform X1, whose amino-acid sequence MEAEETEAEAAALEVLAEVAGILEPVGLQEEAELPAKILVEFVVQDSQKKDKLLCSQLQVVDFLQNILAQEDTAKGLDPLASEDTSRQKAIAAKEQWKELKATYREHVEAIKIGLTKALTQMEEAQRKRTQLQEAFEQLQAKKQMAMEKRRAAQNQWQLQQEKHLQHLAEVSAEVRERKTGTQQELEGVFQKLGNLKQQAEQERDKLQRYQTFLQLVYTLQGKLLFPEAEAEAENLPDDKPQQLTRPQEQSTGDTMGRDPGVSFKAVGLQPAGDTNLP is encoded by the exons atggaggcagaggagACAGAGGCGGAAGCTGCAGCCCTAGA GGTCCTGGCTGAGGTGGCAGGCATCCTGGAACCTGTAGGCCTGCAGGAGGAGGCAGAACTGCCAGCCAAGATCCTAGTTGAGTTTGTGGTG CAGGACTCTCAGAAGAAAGACAAGCTGCTCTGCAGCCAGCTTCAGGTAGTGGATTTCCTGCAGAACATCCTGGCTCAGGAGGACACTGCTAAGGGTCTGGACCCCTTAGCTTCTGAAGACACGAGCC GACAGAAGGCAATTGCAGCTAAGGAACAATGGAAAGAGCTGAAGGCCACCTACAGGGAGCACGTAGAGGCCATCAAAATTGGCCTCACCAAGGCCCTGACTCAGATGGAGGAAGCCCAGAGGAAACGGACACAACTCCAGGAAGCCTTTGAGCAGCTCCAGGCCAAG AAACAAATGGCCATGGAGAAACGCAGAGCAGCCCAGAACCAGTGGCAGCTACAACAG GAGAAGCATCTGCAGCATCTGGCGGAGGTTTCTGCAGAGGTGAGGGAGCGTAAGACAGGGACTCAGCAGGAGCTTGAGGGGGTGTTTCAGAAACTTGGAAACCTGAAGCAGCAGGCAGAACAGGAGCGGGACAAGCTGCAGAG GTATCAGACCTTCCTCCAGCTTGTGTATACCCTGCAGGGTAAGCTGTTGTtccctgaggctgaggctgaggcagagaatcttCCAGATGATAAACCCCAGCAGCTGACTCGACCCCAGGAGCAGAGTACAGGAGACACCATGGGGAGAGACCCTGGTGTGTCCTTCAAG GCTGTCGGTCTACAACCTGCTGGAGATACAAATTTGCCATGA
- the ZWINT gene encoding ZW10 interactor isoform X3 has protein sequence MEAEETEAEAAALEVLAEVAGILEPVGLQEEAELPAKILVEFVVQDSQKKDKLLCSQLQVVDFLQNILAQEDTAKGLDPLASEDTSRQKAIAAKEQWKELKATYREHVEAIKIGLTKALTQMEEAQRKRTQLQEAFEQLQAKKQMAMEKRRAAQNQWQLQQEKHLQHLAEVSAELVYTLQGKLLFPEAEAEAENLPDDKPQQLTRPQEQSTGDTMGRDPGVSFKAVGLQPAGDTNLP, from the exons atggaggcagaggagACAGAGGCGGAAGCTGCAGCCCTAGA GGTCCTGGCTGAGGTGGCAGGCATCCTGGAACCTGTAGGCCTGCAGGAGGAGGCAGAACTGCCAGCCAAGATCCTAGTTGAGTTTGTGGTG CAGGACTCTCAGAAGAAAGACAAGCTGCTCTGCAGCCAGCTTCAGGTAGTGGATTTCCTGCAGAACATCCTGGCTCAGGAGGACACTGCTAAGGGTCTGGACCCCTTAGCTTCTGAAGACACGAGCC GACAGAAGGCAATTGCAGCTAAGGAACAATGGAAAGAGCTGAAGGCCACCTACAGGGAGCACGTAGAGGCCATCAAAATTGGCCTCACCAAGGCCCTGACTCAGATGGAGGAAGCCCAGAGGAAACGGACACAACTCCAGGAAGCCTTTGAGCAGCTCCAGGCCAAG AAACAAATGGCCATGGAGAAACGCAGAGCAGCCCAGAACCAGTGGCAGCTACAACAG GAGAAGCATCTGCAGCATCTGGCGGAGGTTTCTGCAGAG CTTGTGTATACCCTGCAGGGTAAGCTGTTGTtccctgaggctgaggctgaggcagagaatcttCCAGATGATAAACCCCAGCAGCTGACTCGACCCCAGGAGCAGAGTACAGGAGACACCATGGGGAGAGACCCTGGTGTGTCCTTCAAG GCTGTCGGTCTACAACCTGCTGGAGATACAAATTTGCCATGA
- the ZWINT gene encoding ZW10 interactor isoform X5 — translation MEAEETEAEAAALEVLAEVAGILEPVGLQEEAELPAKILVEFVVQDSQKKDKLLCSQLQVVDFLQNILAQEDTAKGLDPLASEDTSRQKAIAAKEQWKELKATYREHVEAIKIGLTKALTQMEEAQRKRTQLQEAFEQLQAKKQMAMEKRRAAQNQWQLQQEKHLQHLAEVSAEGKLLFPEAEAEAENLPDDKPQQLTRPQEQSTGDTMGRDPGVSFKAVGLQPAGDTNLP, via the exons atggaggcagaggagACAGAGGCGGAAGCTGCAGCCCTAGA GGTCCTGGCTGAGGTGGCAGGCATCCTGGAACCTGTAGGCCTGCAGGAGGAGGCAGAACTGCCAGCCAAGATCCTAGTTGAGTTTGTGGTG CAGGACTCTCAGAAGAAAGACAAGCTGCTCTGCAGCCAGCTTCAGGTAGTGGATTTCCTGCAGAACATCCTGGCTCAGGAGGACACTGCTAAGGGTCTGGACCCCTTAGCTTCTGAAGACACGAGCC GACAGAAGGCAATTGCAGCTAAGGAACAATGGAAAGAGCTGAAGGCCACCTACAGGGAGCACGTAGAGGCCATCAAAATTGGCCTCACCAAGGCCCTGACTCAGATGGAGGAAGCCCAGAGGAAACGGACACAACTCCAGGAAGCCTTTGAGCAGCTCCAGGCCAAG AAACAAATGGCCATGGAGAAACGCAGAGCAGCCCAGAACCAGTGGCAGCTACAACAG GAGAAGCATCTGCAGCATCTGGCGGAGGTTTCTGCAGAG GGTAAGCTGTTGTtccctgaggctgaggctgaggcagagaatcttCCAGATGATAAACCCCAGCAGCTGACTCGACCCCAGGAGCAGAGTACAGGAGACACCATGGGGAGAGACCCTGGTGTGTCCTTCAAG GCTGTCGGTCTACAACCTGCTGGAGATACAAATTTGCCATGA